Proteins from a genomic interval of Watersipora subatra chromosome 10, tzWatSuba1.1, whole genome shotgun sequence:
- the LOC137406809 gene encoding enolase-phosphatase E1-like: protein MAENLTNQPLQQQRTCLCTSFPDFAAVCLFIDRFGKQLGLHSLDISKLKEGFEDNSAEVSDLIQGLHLYLLRRIKKNVPGDRWERELVKFCMSYNQWNAWELEERGYGKLKVQTRLCIIRNLLEAQFDSNLKFQERLRAELPEEDLRQQCYGRDSAGLCYWLVQDEKLSVNIYQEEQDDTDGASWRIVAKDREEMEVLIGCLKENKPIPCVLAQNSERCDTPLSVLSLATGAAAFNLSRAATPTKFALDRSTPVKAQLSGVPTVKTELSEDEADSVKKASLTGESDVKQETKDDIQNSNDEKLSADMKEEQVAEQKSADGMVNSPFKGALKDETTDCVVNTSKQASDNEEIAHDARIPFTYSATDLSLMSVASDQTPTAKGASDQCFETDSEDNLPLSQLKKSLVLMNQTRCSLMKAKKKHEKKKWKEMMKKKQKRRKKGQKQEAAVDSPKSSHRSSGRQRKPVFQDLQIEDDSSDSSLSGAEYPMKKGRNAMRQAKRSGVVHLMTNEDLSSEVDNDDTPCTSCKKYNQPHLMLLCDKCDAGWHTGCVKPPLFYIPDGEWHCPNCEHLLLIEKLEADLERIDGLIKEKEARMKKLERQEKYALSNGINPSNIITEFNSADRPARERKSKKLDEYAYDSEDDYEEVTMKRSCRKRTKVNYTFEQYEAVMNNAISKDDCDDDPTILAGTNSSLVSASKVTKSSGQSRPPPGQSRGKDISNLLDGTKFSIMSDEEVDEELDSSREEVIQREKENISVTSKGSIGARKRKRPSKFNDMDADSAAEDDEDYKMSDEANEDEGPSVGSDENVSDDIWTPGGIRKGGRKYTPREKVRDFICDEEESEPEQRKKKTYQRPRRTATATQAALRKKREAKFGFTSSEESLATTPCSSSTEEEEHRAKRRVNKWNKMKTYSAGTKKGKKESRKKKRLKKNFASDESTEESSDSEDEYLPLVEQDIVSTAGQDVASAAEAETDAEDPDGVHRVNNRLESSSGDDDTDDSEGRSANQTRSKVKVTPIIQQDRATPIMQNDPTPILQNDPASILQNDPKPVRPKNRTISVKQNNLVTPIMQNDFHSDSQTDEFQKSTAVKKQTELQTPSSPKTSSVNGDVNISGGKHQTNLQTPKLKAHESETIEKANVGSAHAQSLQDSTATEAQITHSASTAIVQTNNQASTVTAGSKSSGEKIQTSSVSTTEAASAHSNLVPEVEAVKSQLPVPSRPSNATQKSKLHGSKSLAQDNLPRIGNANNSNNHGMSSSGSPSVVHPLASGSVKPASFQPGFSHPSSFNTFPTTVPGHSTSNDLKRPSESRHQLVPPTSTMQGMNGQPYFHQMPLLHTQFPAQSYPQHYPSLYQLPYSHPAATGQGHCVTATVNPPFTSNSQTSNAFMVDNLLDSGPSVDRYDVPVGSMAEDDDEMSSYMTLANSIASGGTDKQ from the exons ATGGCGGAGAACCTAACAAATCAACCACTCCAGCAACAAAGAACATGTTTATGTACAAGTTTTCCTGACTTTGCGGCTGTTTGTCTTTTTATTGACCGCTTTGGAAAGCAATTAGGGCTTCATTCGTTGGATATCAGTAAATTAAAAGAAGGATTTGAAGACAATTCAGCAG AAGTATCTGACCTAATTCAAGGCCTTCATCTGTATCTTCTACGACGAATAAAGAAAAATGTTCCAGGTGACAGATGGGAGCGAGAGCTGGTTAAATTCTGCATGTCATACAATCAATGGAATGCTTGGGAACTAGAAGAGCGAGGTTATGGAAAGCTAAAAGTTCAGACCCGACTTTGTATTATCAGG AACTTGCTTGAAGCACAATTTGACAGTAATCTAAAATTCCAAGAAAGGCTTCGCGCAGAGTTACCTGAAGAGGATCTGCGCCAACAATGCTACGGGCGGGATAGTGCAGGATTGTGTTACTGGCTTGTTCAG GATGAAAAACTCTCTGTTAACATTTACCAAGAAGAGCAAGATGATACGGATGGAGCTTCTTGGCGGATAGTAGCTAA GGATCGAGAAGAGATGGAAgttttgattggctgtttgaaGGAGAACAAGCCAATCCCATGTGTGTTAGCTCAAAACTCTGAACGTTGTGATACCCCACTTAGTGTACTCTCCTTAGCAACAG GAGCTGCTGCTTTCAATCTCTCTCGTGCAGCCACGCCTACCAAATTTGCGCTAGACAGATCTACACCTGTGAAGGCACAACTCTCAGGTGTTCCAACAGTAAAAACAGAGCTTAGCGAAGATGAGGCTGACTCTGTGAAAAAGGCTAGTTTGACAGGAGAATCTGATGTAAAACAGGAAACAAAAGATGACATTCAAAATTCTAATGATGAAAAATTGAGTGCCGACATGAAGGAAGAGCAGGTAGCTGAGCAAAAGAGCGCAGACGGGATGGTGAACTCACCATTTAAGGGTGCCTTGAAGGATGAGACAACTGACTGTGTTGTCAACACAAGCAAACAG GCGAGCGACAATGAAGAGATAGCCCATGATGCCAGGATACCATTTACATATTCTGCAACAGACCTTAGTCTTATGTCCGTAGCCTCAGATCAGACTCCCACAGCAAAGGGGGCTTCTGACCAATGTTTTGAGACAGACAGTGAAGACAACCTACCTCTTAGCCAGCTCAAAAAGTCACTTGTCCTCATGAACCAGACTCGCTGCTCTCTGATGAAG GCTAAAAAGAAACATGAAAAGAAGAAATGGAAGGAGATGATGAAGAAGAAACAGAAAAGACGCAAGAAGGGTCAAAAACAGGAAGCGGCAGTCGACTCGCCCAAATCCAGTCACCGATCAAGTGGTCGGCAGCGCAAACCTGTTTTTCAAGACCTGCAA ATTGAAGATGACAGCAGTGATTCATCCCTGTCTGGCGCAGAATACCCGATGAAAAAAGGTCGTAATGCTATGAGGCAGGCAAAACGCTCGGGAGTCGTTCATCTGATGACGAATGAAGACCTTAGCAGTGAG GTGGACAATGATGATACTCCATGCACATCATGCAAAAAGTACAATCAACCTCATCTCATGCTGCTGTGTGACAAATGTGATGCTGGCTGGCATACAGGTTGTGTCAAGCCACCTCTCTTTTACATTCCAGATGGGGAGTGGCACTGCCCCAATTGTGAGCAT TTGCTGCTGATCGAGAAGCTCGAAGCAGACTTGGAGAGGATAGACGGGCTGATAAAGGAGAAAGAAGCTCGAATGAAAAAGCTAGAGCGACAAGAGAAGTATGCTCTATCCAATGGTATCAACCCTTCCAATATTATCACTGAATTCAACTCGGCGGATAGA CCCGCTCGAGAAAGGAAAAGCAAGAAACTAGATGAATACGCATATGACAGCGAGGACGATTATGAGGAGGTGACAATGAAGAGGTCATGTCGCAAACGAACTAAGGTCAATTATACATTTGAGCAGTATGAGGCCGTCATGAACAACGCTATCTCCAAAGATGACTGTGATGATGATCCTACAATACTGGCTG GCACTAACTCCTCTTTAGTCTCGGCTTCCAAGGTTACAAAATCGTCGGGCCAATCCAGACCTCCCCCGGGTCAGTCAAGAGGCAAGGACATCAGTAATCTGTTAGATGGCACAAAATTTTCTATTATGAGTGATGAGGAGGTGGATGAAGAATTGGACAGCAGCAGGGAGGAGGTGATACAACgagaaaaggaaaatatttctGTGACCTCCAAAGGATCAATAGGTGCCAGGAAACGCAAAAGACCAAGCAA ATTTAATGATATGGATGCCGATAGCGCCGCGGAAGACGACGAAGACTACAAGATGTCAGATGAGGCCAATGAAGACGAAGGGCCATCAGTAGGTTCAGATGAGAACGTTTCAGATGATATTTGGACACCAGGAGGCATTCGGAAAGGAGGAAGGAAATATACACCGCGTGAGAAAGTTCGAGACTTCA TTTGTGATGAGGAAGAGTCAGAACCAGAGCAGCGTAAAAAGAAAACTTACCAGAGACCACGAAGGACAGCGACAGCTACTCAGGCTGCTCTCAG AAAGAAGAGAGAGGCTAAATTTGGATTCACCTCTAGTGAGGAGTCGCTGGCCACCACCCCATGTTCTTCCAGTACAGAAGAAGAGGAACATCGGGCTAAGCGAAGGGTGAATAAATGGAATAAAATGAAGA CTTATTCTGCTGGTACTAAAAAAGGAAAGAAAGAGTCGAGAAAGAAGAAACGGCTCAAGAAAAATTTCGCTTCAGATGAATCGACTGAGGAGTCGAGTGACAGTGAGGATGAGTACTTGCCACTTGTCGAGCAAGACATCGTGTCTACTGCCGGGCAGGATGTGGCTTCAGCTGCCGAAGCCGAG ACTGATGCGGAGGACCCTGATGGAGTACACAGGGTTAATAACAGACTGGAATCATCGTCTGGTGATGATGATACAGATGACTCTGAGGGGCGCAGTGCTAATCAGACTCGCTCTAAAGTAAAAGTAACACCCATCATACAGCAGGATCGGGCAACTCCAATCATGCAAAATGATCCAACTCCAATCCTACAAAATGACCCGGCTTCAATCTTACAGAATGACCCAAAGCCAGTTAGGCCAAAAAATAGGACGATTTCCgtcaaacaaaataatttggtaACCCCAATCATGCAGAACGACTTCCATAGTGATTCGCAGACTGATGAATTTCAAAAAAGTACTGCTGTAAAAAAACAAACTGAACTACAGACTCCATCGTCTCCAAAAACATCCTCAGTTAATGGTGATGTGAACATATCCGGTGGTAAGCATCAGACAAACTTACAAACTCCCAAATTGAAGGCACATGAATCCGAGACGATCGAAAAAGCGAATGTGGGTTCAGCTCATGCGCAAAGTCTACAAGATTCTACTGCGACAGAAGCTCAAATTACTCATTCAGCTAGCACTGCAATCGTTCAGACCAATAATCAAGCTAGTACTGTGACAGCAGGCAGTAAGTCATCTGGAGAAAAAATACAGACTTCCAGCGTTTCTACAACTGAGGCAGCAAGTGCTCATTCGAATCTG gtACCAGAAGTTGAGGCTGTCAAATCTCAGTTGCCAGTGCCCTCTCGACCGTCCAATGCTACACAAAAGTCTAAGTTACACGGCAGCAAATCACTAGCTCAGGACAACCTCCCACGAATAGGCAATGCAAACAACAGCAATAACCACGGCATGTCCAGTTCAGGTTCTCCGTCAGTTGTGCATCCTCTAGCTAGTGGTTCAGTCAAACCCGCTTCTTTCCAACCTGGATTTAGTCATCCCTCCTCTTTTAACACCTTTCCCACTACAGTGCCAGGTCATTCAACATCAAATGATCTCAAAAGGCCGTCAGAAAGTAGGCATCAGCTTGTCCCGCCCACTAGTACAATGCAGGGCATGAATGGACAGCCATATTTTCATCAAATGCCTTTGCTTCATACCCAGTTTCCTGCACAAAGTTATCCTCAGCACTATCCTTCCCTCTACCAGTTACCTTACAGTCATCCAGCTGCCACGGGTCAAGGTCACTGCGTGACAGCCACCGTCAATCCACCATTTACCTCTAATTCACAGACATCAAATGCATTTATGGTTGACAACCTTCTAGACTCTGGTCCGAGTGTAGACAGATATGATGTCCCGGTAGGCAGCATGGCTGAAGACGATGATGAAATGTCTAGTTATATGACATTGGCAAATAGCATCGCATCAGGAGGTACCGACAAGCAATAG
- the LOC137406810 gene encoding uncharacterized protein, with translation MAALLYGVDTCTTYSMQTHRLTDLQTHRLTDSQTNRLTDSQTYRLADSQTYRLTDSQTYRLLTHRLTDSQTHRLTDSQTHRLTNSQTHRLTDSQTYRLTDSQTHRLTDLQTHRLTDLQTVDSQTHRLTNSQTYRLTDSLTNRLTDLQTHRLTDSQTQTHRLTDSHTHRHTNSQTHRHADSQTRRLAESHTHRLKDSQTRRLADCRLADSQSHRLTNSQTADICDETFTINHGSLVQRIRSLILMH, from the coding sequence ATGGCAGCTTTGCTGTATGGTGTTGACACATGTACTACCTACAGCATGCAAACTCACAGACTCACAGACTTACAGACACACAGACTCACAGACTCACAGACTAACAGACTCACAGACTCACAGACTTACAGACTTGCAGACTCACAGACTTACAGACTCACTGACTCACAGACTTACAGACTGTTGACTCACAGACTCACAGACTCACAGACTCACAGACTCACAGACTCACAGACTCACAGACTCACAAACTCACAAACTCACAGACTTACAGACTCACAGACTTACAGACTCACAGACTCACAAACTCACAGACTCACAGACTTACAGACTCACAGACTCACAGACTTACAGACTGTAGACTCACAGACTCACAGACTCACAAACTCACAGACTTACAGACTCACAGACTCACTAACTAACAGACTCACAGACTTACAGACTCACAGACTTACAGACTCACAGACTCAGACTCACAGACTCACAGATTCACACActcacagacacacaaactcaCAGACTCACAGACACGCAGACTCGCAGACTCGCAGACTCGCAGAGTCACACACTCACAGACTCAAAGACTCGCAAACTCGCAGACTCGCAGACTGCAGACTCGCAGACTCACAGAGTCACAGACTCACAAACTCACAAACTGCAGATATATGTGATGAGACATTTACAATCAATCATGGGTCTCTTGTACAAAGGATAAGATCACTAATTCTGATGCATTAA